Proteins encoded within one genomic window of Alcanivorax sp. REN37:
- a CDS encoding DegV family protein — translation MKIGIVVDATCDLPASFIARHGICILPIAIRLGEDVLVDQRDVEQTEQFYLRDLRERGVDAESVPYTAEQIEAVFLERLVVDHDLVFCITISGKHSPIFDHASRASFGILRKYKAVREQAGVAGPFHMRVLDSRTLFAGAGVLVAEAVAMIDAGAAPNQIRLRLDGLIPELCGYMVPADLRYIRERGFHKGERRTWADAGRAAVLTLGAALSLRPIIRIWRGEESVVATGFSHAKSVERLFRHLARTMDSGGLSAPHLCISYAGDVAEVPQMPGWESMMASAAGAGVEVHLATMSATGAVNVGLGCLYAAFAGSPGSP, via the coding sequence ATGAAAATCGGCATTGTGGTGGACGCAACCTGCGATCTACCGGCGTCCTTTATTGCTCGTCACGGCATCTGCATCTTGCCGATCGCCATCCGCCTTGGTGAGGATGTGTTGGTGGATCAGCGCGACGTGGAGCAGACCGAACAATTCTATCTGCGCGACCTGCGTGAGCGCGGCGTCGACGCCGAGTCAGTGCCCTACACTGCGGAACAAATCGAGGCCGTGTTCTTGGAGCGCCTGGTGGTTGATCACGATTTGGTTTTCTGTATCACGATTTCTGGAAAACACAGTCCTATCTTCGACCACGCCAGCCGTGCCTCGTTTGGCATTTTGAGAAAGTACAAAGCGGTGCGCGAGCAAGCCGGCGTGGCGGGGCCATTCCATATGCGCGTGCTTGATAGCCGTACCTTGTTTGCCGGCGCCGGCGTGCTGGTGGCCGAAGCGGTAGCCATGATCGATGCCGGCGCTGCGCCGAACCAGATCCGGCTGCGGCTGGATGGGCTGATTCCAGAGCTGTGCGGTTACATGGTGCCGGCCGACTTGCGTTATATCCGCGAACGGGGCTTCCACAAGGGTGAACGCCGCACCTGGGCGGATGCTGGCCGTGCGGCGGTGCTGACGTTGGGCGCGGCGCTGTCATTGCGGCCGATCATCCGTATCTGGCGTGGAGAAGAGTCGGTGGTGGCCACCGGCTTCAGCCATGCCAAGTCGGTGGAGCGCCTGTTCCGCCACCTCGCGCGCACCATGGATAGCGGCGGTCTGAGCGCGCCACATTTGTGCATCAGCTACGCCGGCGATGTGGCCGAAGTGCCGCAGATGCCGGGCTGGGAATCAATGATGGCCAGCGCGGCCGGTGCCGGAGTAGAAGTGCACCTGGCCACCATGAGCGCCACCGGTGCGGTGAACGTGGGACTGGGCTGTCTGTATGCGGCGTTTGCCGGCAGCCCCGGCTCGCCCTGA
- the epmA gene encoding EF-P lysine aminoacylase EpmA → MIDWRPGADTRALVARARLNQTVRQFFQQRGVLEVETPFLAAHGVTDRHIQCIDVPGYGYLQSSPEYHMKRLLAAGSGPIYQIARVFRDGEAGRRHNPEFSLLEWYRPGWSLELLIGECEDLLRTLLPVANVRRVAFRTLFFEATGLDPLNAPLAELQARAQADSELPELPREELVDYLMATVVEASLPTDQLTVVDAFPGWAAALARTETDAAGDTVARRFEIYFGGYELANGYDELTSAGEQSVRFAEDQLWRLEQGRPPMQADPWLLAALTHGLPDSAGVAMGLDRILMCQLQCDDIRSVLAFDHSRA, encoded by the coding sequence ATGATCGACTGGCGCCCCGGTGCCGACACCCGGGCCCTTGTGGCCCGGGCCCGTCTCAACCAGACGGTGCGGCAATTCTTTCAACAGCGCGGGGTGCTGGAAGTGGAAACGCCCTTCCTCGCCGCCCATGGCGTCACCGATCGGCACATTCAATGCATCGACGTGCCCGGCTACGGCTACCTGCAATCCTCCCCCGAATACCACATGAAGCGGCTGCTGGCCGCCGGCAGCGGGCCCATTTACCAAATCGCGCGAGTATTTCGCGACGGTGAGGCCGGACGCCGCCACAACCCTGAATTTTCACTGCTGGAATGGTACCGCCCCGGCTGGTCGCTGGAGCTACTGATCGGCGAGTGTGAAGACTTGCTGCGTACGCTGCTGCCCGTGGCGAACGTGCGCCGGGTGGCGTTCCGCACGTTATTTTTCGAAGCCACCGGCCTGGATCCGCTTAACGCGCCGCTGGCTGAACTACAGGCCCGCGCACAAGCTGACAGCGAATTACCAGAACTGCCGCGGGAAGAGTTGGTGGATTACCTGATGGCCACCGTCGTGGAGGCGTCACTGCCGACCGATCAACTCACCGTGGTGGACGCCTTCCCCGGTTGGGCAGCGGCCTTGGCGCGTACCGAAACCGACGCGGCCGGCGACACTGTGGCACGTCGTTTCGAGATCTACTTCGGCGGTTACGAGCTGGCCAATGGCTACGACGAGCTGACCAGTGCCGGCGAACAATCAGTGCGGTTCGCCGAGGACCAATTGTGGCGTCTAGAACAGGGGCGGCCGCCGATGCAGGCGGACCCGTGGCTGCTGGCGGCCCTGACCCATGGCCTGCCGGACAGTGCCGGCGTCGCCATGGGCTTGGACCGCATCCTGATGTGCCAGCTGCAGTGCGACGATATCCGCAGCGTGCTGGCGTTCGATCACAGCCGCGCCTGA
- the efp gene encoding elongation factor P: protein MATYSTNEFKSGLKVMLDGDPCAIVENEFVKPGKGQAFNRVRLRNLKTGKMWERTFKSGESLEGADVMDVEMQYLYSDGEFWHFMNPESFEQLGADESAVSEALQWLKEEDMCTVTLWNGAPLSVAPPNFVVLEIIETDPGLKGDTAGTGGKPAKVSTGATVRVPLFVQTGEVIKIDTRTGEYVSRVKD, encoded by the coding sequence ATGGCGACCTATTCTACCAACGAATTCAAGTCTGGCCTGAAGGTGATGCTGGACGGCGATCCCTGCGCCATCGTCGAGAACGAATTCGTCAAGCCCGGCAAAGGCCAGGCATTCAACCGGGTGCGCCTGCGCAACCTCAAGACCGGCAAGATGTGGGAACGTACCTTCAAATCTGGCGAATCGCTGGAAGGTGCCGACGTCATGGACGTGGAGATGCAGTATCTCTACAGCGACGGCGAGTTCTGGCACTTCATGAACCCGGAAAGCTTCGAGCAACTGGGCGCGGATGAATCTGCCGTGTCCGAAGCGCTGCAGTGGCTGAAAGAAGAAGACATGTGCACCGTTACCCTGTGGAACGGTGCGCCGCTGTCGGTTGCGCCGCCCAACTTCGTGGTGCTGGAAATCATCGAAACCGATCCCGGCCTGAAGGGCGACACCGCGGGTACCGGCGGCAAGCCGGCCAAGGTCTCCACGGGTGCCACCGTGCGTGTGCCGCTGTTCGTGCAGACCGGCGAAGTGATCAAGATCGATACCCGCACCGGCGAGTATGTCAGCCGCGTTAAAGACTGA
- the epmB gene encoding EF-P beta-lysylation protein EpmB produces MRVPLTDLDAVPRWQQAQADLITDPEELRRLLQLEHLPWADSGFPLRVPRDYVARMQPGDAADPLLRQVLNSREELAEVAGFTTDPLAEAVHTPVPGVLHKYHGRVLLVVTGACAVHCRYCFRRHFPYQEHLPTRDRLDEALAWLAEQTDVSEVILSGGDPLSLSDRRFGQLLERLAALPHLRRLRVHSRLPLVIHGRVTDALLAQLGDPRWRSVLVLHANHAHELSPQLADEVAALRRVGVTVLNQAVLLRGVNDSVAAQEQLAMSLFDHGVLPYYLHQLDAVAGAAHFAVPDADAVALHEALRARLSGYLLPRLVRELPGDHSKTPVAAGCG; encoded by the coding sequence TTGCGAGTGCCGCTGACCGACCTTGATGCCGTGCCCCGTTGGCAGCAGGCGCAAGCTGATCTGATCACTGATCCCGAGGAGCTGCGCCGGCTACTGCAGTTGGAGCATTTGCCGTGGGCCGATAGTGGCTTTCCGCTGCGGGTGCCCCGTGATTATGTGGCGCGCATGCAGCCCGGTGACGCGGCGGACCCGCTGTTGCGCCAAGTGCTCAACAGCCGCGAGGAACTCGCTGAGGTGGCGGGCTTTACCACCGATCCGCTGGCGGAGGCGGTGCATACCCCGGTGCCCGGTGTGTTGCACAAGTACCATGGCCGCGTGCTGCTGGTGGTCACCGGCGCCTGCGCGGTGCACTGCCGTTACTGTTTCCGGCGCCACTTTCCTTACCAAGAGCATCTGCCCACCCGCGACCGATTGGACGAGGCGTTGGCATGGTTGGCAGAGCAAACTGATGTCAGTGAAGTGATCCTCAGTGGCGGCGACCCGCTCAGCCTCAGCGACCGCCGCTTCGGCCAGCTGCTGGAGCGTCTCGCGGCACTGCCGCACCTGCGCCGGTTGCGGGTGCATAGCCGCTTGCCACTGGTGATCCACGGCCGGGTCACTGACGCGCTGCTGGCCCAGCTTGGTGACCCGCGCTGGCGTTCGGTGCTGGTGCTGCACGCCAATCATGCCCATGAACTGTCGCCGCAGCTGGCTGACGAAGTGGCGGCGCTGCGCCGCGTCGGCGTGACCGTGTTGAATCAGGCGGTGCTGCTGCGCGGCGTTAACGACAGCGTGGCGGCGCAGGAGCAATTGGCCATGAGCCTGTTTGACCACGGGGTGCTGCCGTATTACCTGCACCAGTTGGATGCGGTGGCCGGCGCCGCCCATTTTGCGGTGCCGGATGCCGACGCGGTGGCACTGCATGAAGCGCTGCGCGCGCGCTTGTCCGGCTATCTGCTGCCGCGCTTAGTGCGCGAACTGCCGGGCGATCACAGCAAAACGCCGGTGGCCGCCGGCTGCGGTTGA
- a CDS encoding alpha/beta fold hydrolase, which produces MTSTPVRSGELQLPSGITLCYDDRGPEQGTPLLFIMGLSCQMVFWPESLLDDLAARGYRVIRFDNRDVGLSSRLRFPQQHSPLAAVARATLGLRLKVGYTLHDMVDDTIGLLDGLGIERAHLIGVSMGGMIAQLTAGKFPQRVLSLTSIMSSNNSRWLPLPSLGALKLLLAPKGNIRTREDYIAYGFEFISTIGGTLPWSRALLEQTFGQSWDRGLYPRGIQQQLFAIFATGDLTPWLKRVQCPATVIHGSVDPLIRPAGGRASARHIRGAKLVIIPNMGHDLPDPVLPQIADLIDETARRAG; this is translated from the coding sequence ATGACCTCCACACCTGTGCGCAGCGGCGAGCTGCAGCTGCCTTCCGGCATCACCCTTTGTTACGACGACCGTGGTCCGGAACAGGGCACACCGCTGCTGTTCATCATGGGGCTGTCCTGTCAGATGGTGTTTTGGCCCGAGTCGTTGCTCGATGATCTGGCGGCGCGTGGCTACCGCGTGATCCGCTTCGACAACCGCGATGTGGGCCTGTCCTCTCGCCTGCGGTTTCCGCAGCAGCACAGTCCGCTGGCGGCGGTGGCGCGCGCCACACTGGGGTTGCGATTGAAAGTCGGCTACACCCTGCACGACATGGTCGATGACACCATCGGCCTGCTCGATGGCCTCGGTATCGAACGCGCGCACCTGATCGGCGTGTCGATGGGCGGCATGATTGCCCAACTTACCGCCGGCAAATTCCCGCAGCGGGTGTTGAGCCTGACCTCGATCATGTCCAGCAATAACAGTCGCTGGCTGCCACTGCCGTCGCTGGGTGCACTGAAGCTGCTGCTGGCGCCGAAGGGCAATATCCGCACTCGTGAGGATTACATCGCGTACGGCTTTGAATTCATCAGCACCATCGGCGGCACGCTGCCTTGGAGCCGTGCCCTGCTGGAGCAGACGTTTGGCCAAAGCTGGGATCGCGGGCTGTATCCGCGCGGCATTCAGCAGCAGCTGTTCGCCATCTTTGCCACCGGTGATCTGACGCCGTGGCTGAAGCGGGTGCAGTGCCCGGCCACGGTGATCCACGGCAGTGTGGATCCGCTGATCCGTCCAGCCGGTGGGCGCGCATCGGCGCGCCATATTCGTGGCGCCAAGCTGGTGATCATTCCCAACATGGGCCACGACCTGCCGGACCCGGTACTGCCGCAAATCGCTGACCTCATAGACGAAACCGCCCGCCGCGCCGGCTGA
- a CDS encoding solute carrier family 23 protein, with amino-acid sequence MQRKSFQLYQRADGAEQPYWPLGPFKVRLPLVHYRWEMAEMLQGFIMFVVSLGMIPLLEKYLGLPYDVALAYVVVCGIGFMLPALLGVPLVPGWITPAIPVVLLFLGDYAPGPEAIQALFALQLLVFLIFLVLGLTRLGSTMVRIVPNSMKGGIIIGAGLAALMGEISTGGRVANTPISLIAGSLICLYLMFSVSFKHLTERRPAMRKIVNYGMVPGMLVAIVVGIAIGEYDMPDVRWGITQPAFGEMWSYLPFAVGLPPLKLFLLAVPTAVIAYIIAFGDIIVGQSLMQRADELRTDEKIEQNVDRIHLVTALRNALHAFFAPYPGLAGPLWTAVGATMAERYKYGRAAMESIYSGAGTFWIAGFIALFMLPLVSFFQPVLPIALSLTLVLTGYICLMVGFEQLENNTERGIAGTMGVVLAVYGAGWGLAAGAVLYLLIERTGLLRMAPVSQGGASTDAD; translated from the coding sequence ATGCAACGCAAATCGTTTCAGCTTTATCAGCGCGCCGACGGCGCCGAGCAGCCCTACTGGCCGTTGGGGCCATTCAAGGTGCGGCTGCCGTTAGTGCATTACCGCTGGGAAATGGCAGAGATGCTGCAGGGGTTCATCATGTTCGTGGTCAGCCTCGGCATGATCCCGCTGCTGGAGAAATACCTGGGCCTGCCCTATGACGTGGCGTTGGCGTACGTGGTGGTGTGTGGCATCGGCTTCATGCTGCCGGCATTGCTGGGTGTGCCGTTGGTGCCGGGTTGGATCACCCCGGCGATTCCAGTGGTGCTGTTGTTCCTCGGTGATTACGCGCCGGGGCCGGAAGCGATTCAGGCGCTGTTCGCGTTGCAACTGCTGGTCTTCTTGATCTTCCTGGTACTGGGGCTGACACGCCTCGGCAGCACCATGGTGCGCATCGTGCCGAACTCAATGAAGGGCGGCATTATCATCGGCGCCGGCCTCGCCGCGCTGATGGGAGAAATTTCCACCGGTGGGCGAGTCGCCAACACGCCGATCTCGTTGATTGCTGGCAGTTTGATCTGCCTGTATTTGATGTTCTCAGTGTCGTTCAAACACCTTACCGAGCGGCGCCCGGCGATGCGCAAGATCGTCAACTACGGCATGGTGCCGGGTATGTTGGTGGCGATCGTGGTCGGTATCGCCATTGGTGAGTACGACATGCCGGATGTGCGCTGGGGGATCACGCAACCGGCGTTCGGCGAAATGTGGTCGTACCTGCCGTTCGCGGTGGGCTTGCCACCGCTGAAGTTGTTCCTGCTGGCAGTGCCCACCGCCGTGATCGCCTACATCATTGCTTTCGGCGACATCATCGTCGGCCAATCACTGATGCAACGCGCCGATGAACTGCGCACCGATGAAAAAATCGAGCAGAACGTGGACCGTATCCACCTAGTGACCGCGCTACGCAACGCGCTGCATGCGTTCTTCGCACCCTATCCGGGACTGGCCGGGCCGCTGTGGACCGCAGTCGGCGCCACCATGGCTGAGCGTTACAAGTACGGGCGCGCGGCCATGGAATCCATCTATAGCGGTGCCGGTACGTTCTGGATCGCCGGCTTCATCGCCCTGTTCATGCTGCCGTTGGTGAGCTTTTTCCAGCCGGTGCTGCCCATTGCGCTGTCGTTGACGCTGGTGCTGACCGGCTACATCTGTCTGATGGTTGGTTTTGAGCAACTGGAGAACAACACCGAGCGCGGCATCGCCGGCACCATGGGGGTGGTGTTGGCGGTCTATGGCGCCGGCTGGGGATTGGCAGCGGGCGCGGTGCTCTACCTGCTGATCGAGCGCACCGGATTGCTGCGCATGGCACCGGTGAGCCAAGGCGGCGCCTCCACCGACGCCGACTGA
- a CDS encoding porin, whose amino-acid sequence MSITIRLAAAAAVLALSPLLGAAERDLAAELDALRAELAALQQDTVQRVPGGGLRLGDTTLRLGGYVRGDMSVSNHGYQNGTNNEVVVASGVKATRHDRGWRTGFSARQSQLYLSTVTPFGEQALRTHVAVDFYGNDMQANELVSNSYAPRLREAYGSYGGWLVGQTWSTFTDLQGVGDLLAFGQHASVNFVRQAQVRYTRGSDVAKLELALENPEDTGLDHQDVPDTVVRLSTRQAWGYLSAAAVARRLRLDDASGRDAQWTGAYSVTGRFPTWGKDDLRLQLNYGNLGRYMGLRTFADAVVDQGQISDVTAWGYSVIYRHYWTERLRSSAAWSDSGLRDQQDYQPGTNRRYRTASVNLLWSPLSVLTYGIELQHYQLQEVGGRRADLARVQLAAQYSF is encoded by the coding sequence ATGAGCATAACAATCCGATTGGCAGCGGCCGCTGCCGTGCTGGCGCTATCGCCACTGCTTGGCGCTGCGGAGCGGGATCTGGCAGCAGAGCTGGATGCGCTGCGCGCTGAACTGGCTGCGCTGCAGCAGGACACCGTGCAGCGCGTCCCCGGCGGCGGCCTGCGTTTGGGCGATACCACCCTGCGTCTGGGCGGCTATGTGCGTGGAGACATGTCGGTGTCCAATCACGGCTACCAGAACGGCACCAACAACGAAGTGGTGGTGGCTTCCGGCGTCAAGGCCACTCGCCATGACCGAGGCTGGCGCACCGGCTTCAGCGCGCGCCAGTCGCAGCTGTATCTGAGCACGGTGACGCCGTTTGGTGAGCAGGCGCTGCGCACCCATGTGGCGGTGGATTTCTACGGCAACGATATGCAAGCCAACGAGTTGGTCAGCAACAGCTACGCGCCACGCCTGCGCGAAGCGTACGGCAGCTATGGCGGTTGGTTGGTGGGGCAGACGTGGTCCACGTTTACGGATTTGCAGGGTGTGGGTGACCTCCTTGCGTTCGGGCAGCACGCCAGCGTCAACTTCGTGCGTCAGGCGCAGGTGCGTTACACCCGTGGGAGCGATGTCGCCAAGCTGGAGTTGGCGCTGGAAAACCCGGAAGACACCGGCCTCGATCATCAAGACGTGCCGGACACCGTGGTGCGGCTGAGTACCCGGCAGGCGTGGGGGTATTTGTCGGCCGCCGCGGTCGCGCGCCGATTGCGGCTCGATGATGCCAGTGGCCGCGACGCACAATGGACTGGCGCTTACAGCGTAACCGGTCGCTTCCCGACCTGGGGTAAAGATGACCTGCGGCTGCAGCTCAACTACGGCAACCTCGGCCGTTACATGGGGTTGCGCACTTTTGCCGATGCAGTGGTCGATCAAGGGCAGATCAGCGATGTCACCGCCTGGGGTTACTCGGTCATCTACCGCCATTACTGGACTGAGCGGCTGCGCAGCTCTGCGGCGTGGTCCGACAGCGGCTTGCGTGACCAACAGGATTACCAGCCGGGCACCAACCGCCGCTACCGCACCGCGTCGGTCAACCTGCTGTGGTCACCGCTATCTGTGCTTACTTATGGCATCGAGTTGCAGCACTACCAGTTGCAGGAGGTCGGTGGCCGTCGCGCTGATCTGGCGCGCGTGCAGCTGGCGGCGCAGTACAGTTTCTGA